Part of the Ornithodoros turicata isolate Travis chromosome 6, ASM3712646v1, whole genome shotgun sequence genome, CTTCTTCACCTCCACCGGGCTTCGACGCTTCTACCTTAAAACAACACTGGCATCTCACTTTTCTGCACCACTTCGCCTTCCGATGAGCATTCTGCACCAGTTCCACTTCACCCCACGTGGGACCGAAAGTGTATTTCCAGTCCAGTCTCTTCCCTTCCCCGTTGTCTGCCCACGCGGCCAAAGTCTGAGCCTCCGTCGTGTAGAACGAGTTCGTCCTGTGCAACCTGACTCCAGCCATCCTGGCCAGGGTCCCTGTTACGTGAACGTCGTCGACCCAAAAGTACGGCCTGTACCTGGATTCTTCAATAATGGAGGCGATGGTTGCAGGTTCGGTGAGATAAGCCCAGCCGGAACAGTAGTCTTCGAAGAATGACCCGGGGTAGTCGCTCTCTTCGACACGCCACTTGCTTCCAGGACTCCGGACGACTGGCATCTGCCTCTGCACGTAACAGGCGATCCATCCAGTTCCCATCCCTTCCGTGAGTTCCAGGGCTTTCGCCAGGTTGAAAACGTGCACGAAGATGTCGTCGTCCATCTTGATGACGCGTGGAACTGTGGGACAGTACGTCGTGGCCCAACGTAGCGCCATGATGTGTTTGTACGTTAGATTGTGGTAAGAGTCAACGAAATTACCTTGCACGGTATCTCCGTAAAAGTGATTTTCGTGCTCGATTAGGGCTTGAAGGCTAGCGTCCTCTACGTCGGCTAAGAAGAACACAACGCGTAGACTTAAGTTCTTGAGCCAACCGCTTCCTGCTGACCAAGAGCTCCGTATGGAATCGCGCTCTTTGAAGTGATTCGCTGCAGAATGTACCAGAACGAGCACCGTCGCCTCGTCGGTGCAGGGCTTTGTGTTGAGAACCAACTTG contains:
- the LOC135398090 gene encoding beta-1,3-galactosyltransferase 5-like yields the protein MSPRFRKNSVLVTACVVFVFLFCVVVSPRSYCNVTATRKKSVQRCVHDPVPCPRLSYPDRTNDSLIDFKDFKLVLNTKPCTDEATVLVLVHSAANHFKERDSIRSSWSAGSGWLKNLSLRVVFFLADVEDASLQALIEHENHFYGDTVQGNFVDSYHNLTYKHIMALRWATTYCPTVPRVIKMDDDIFVHVFNLAKALELTEGMGTGWIACYVQRQMPVVRSPGSKWRVEESDYPGSFFEDYCSGWAYLTEPATIASIIEESRYRPYFWVDDVHVTGTLARMAGVRLHRTNSFYTTEAQTLAAWADNGEGKRLDWKYTFGPTWGEVELVQNAHRKAKWCRKVRCQCCFKVEASKPGGGEEGNASTARLAGKAVVVPLAV